One part of the Candidatus Aquiluna sp. UB-MaderosW2red genome encodes these proteins:
- a CDS encoding helix-turn-helix domain-containing protein — protein MSQLGSDFTLGEGIDMLRGQGVIIEALGADRLLIGGRLAKIYLRHTVPSPAQIASLKTAVSLYVIPKITPGLRVLASRDSRLGLIALRTGEIWLHGACLTTGTQSANTDLKRPAIKFPWVRFGLLRSLALRSTPRSQAQLAQELGVSQPAVSAALSSLREIVHKTKGGWVANSFRSVTDEFLLNYPGPGGIRRHWFSLDPIMTQGARIAQNRPRALISGDLAADQLAPWKTPRTGVVYSPSELGLGELGFAESDPVAGTLIEVIPGDPTVWTLSKALGHTRLADALLIAYDLDNSKGADSREAVSTLLAELEKRRDSNGS, from the coding sequence ATGAGTCAACTTGGGTCAGACTTCACTCTGGGTGAGGGAATCGACATGTTGCGGGGCCAAGGGGTCATCATCGAGGCGCTCGGTGCCGACCGGCTATTGATAGGCGGCAGGTTAGCTAAAATATATCTGCGACACACCGTCCCGTCGCCCGCCCAGATCGCTTCTTTAAAAACAGCAGTCTCTCTCTATGTGATTCCAAAAATCACGCCCGGGTTGCGTGTTCTGGCTTCTAGAGATTCGAGACTCGGCCTAATTGCTCTAAGAACCGGTGAAATTTGGCTGCACGGAGCTTGCTTGACCACTGGGACCCAATCCGCTAATACTGATTTGAAGCGCCCCGCAATCAAATTTCCATGGGTTAGGTTCGGGCTGCTCCGATCGCTGGCTCTGCGGAGCACTCCCCGGTCTCAGGCTCAGCTTGCTCAAGAACTCGGGGTGAGTCAACCCGCAGTTTCAGCTGCGCTCAGCTCGCTGAGAGAAATTGTGCATAAGACTAAAGGCGGCTGGGTCGCCAATAGCTTTCGAAGCGTTACCGACGAATTTCTTCTCAACTACCCGGGCCCTGGGGGGATTCGAAGGCACTGGTTCTCGTTGGATCCAATCATGACTCAAGGTGCGCGGATAGCTCAAAACCGACCAAGGGCATTAATCTCCGGTGATCTGGCTGCGGACCAGCTGGCCCCTTGGAAGACTCCACGCACCGGGGTTGTCTACTCGCCATCTGAGCTCGGTCTGGGAGAACTCGGCTTCGCCGAATCAGACCCAGTCGCCGGAACGCTGATCGAGGTGATTCCCGGTGATCCAACCGTCTGGACACTTTCAAAAGCACTTGGGCACACCCGACTAGCTGATGCTCTACTGATTGCATACGATCTCGATAACTCCAAGGGCGCCGATTCCCGGGAGGCAGTCTCGACACTATTGGCCGAATTAGAAAAAAGACGGGATTCGAATGGGAGCTAA
- the rpsL gene encoding 30S ribosomal protein S12 gives MPTIQQLVRKGRSPKVIKTKAPALKANPQQRGVCTRVYTTTPKKPNSALRKVARVKLSNGVEVTAYIPGEGHNLQEHSMVLVRGGRVKDLPGVRYKIVRGALDTQAVKGRQQARSHYGAKKGK, from the coding sequence GTGCCAACAATTCAGCAGTTGGTTCGCAAGGGTCGTAGCCCAAAGGTCATCAAGACCAAGGCGCCCGCTCTAAAGGCGAACCCACAGCAGCGCGGTGTGTGTACCCGCGTCTACACCACTACCCCAAAGAAGCCGAACTCGGCGCTTCGCAAGGTAGCACGTGTCAAGCTTTCAAACGGTGTCGAAGTAACCGCCTACATCCCAGGCGAGGGCCACAACCTGCAGGAGCACTCCATGGTGCTGGTGCGCGGTGGCCGTGTGAAAGACCTACCGGGTGTTCGTTACAAGATTGTCCGCGGTGCACTAGACACCCAGGCAGTAAAAGGTCGCCAGCAGGCTCGTAGCCACTATGGCGCTAAGAAGGGTAAGTAA
- the rpsG gene encoding 30S ribosomal protein S7: MPRKGPVVKRPVVNDPVYGSPVVSQLVNKILLDGKKSIAESIVYGALEGTNRKTGDDPVVLLKKALDNVRPTVEVRSRRVGGSTYQVPIEVKSHRANTLAMRWLVSYAKQRREKTMTERLMNEILDASNGLGAAVKRREDTHKMAESNKAFAHYRW, encoded by the coding sequence ATGCCACGTAAAGGCCCAGTAGTAAAGCGCCCGGTTGTTAATGACCCGGTTTACGGCTCCCCAGTAGTTTCTCAGTTGGTAAACAAGATCCTCCTCGATGGCAAAAAGTCCATTGCGGAGTCAATTGTTTACGGCGCCCTAGAGGGCACCAACCGCAAGACCGGCGACGACCCAGTAGTTCTTTTGAAGAAAGCTTTGGACAACGTTCGCCCAACCGTAGAGGTTCGCTCTCGTCGTGTTGGTGGTTCGACCTACCAGGTTCCAATTGAAGTCAAGAGCCACCGCGCCAACACTTTGGCAATGCGTTGGTTGGTTTCATACGCTAAGCAGCGTCGTGAAAAGACAATGACCGAGCGTCTAATGAACGAGATCCTTGATGCATCCAACGGCCTGGGTGCCGCTGTGAAGCGTCGCGAGGACACTCACAAGATGGCAGAGTCCAACAAGGCATTCGCGCACTACCGCTGGTAA